TTGAGAAGCCACTATGTACCAGGTACCATGATAGGAGCTTGGACACAGTGGTGAATAAGACTGACATGGTAACGGTACTCACAGAATTCACAATCTGAATTGAAAGTTTAGGAGATATTAGGCAAGTGAAGATACTggaaaagggagaggagaagagCCTTACAGTAAAGAGGGAACAATTGTATGCAAAGCCTTGAAGACAAGAGAGAGCTTGGCAGTTCAGTTCAGTATGGCTAAAAGGTCCAGTGAAAGAAAGGTGGGTGAGTCTGGTGAGATAGATTAAGACTAGATGATCAAAGATACTGTAAACCATGGtcaaaattttggattttttcctaagaacaatgaaatacactgaaggattttaagctAGGGAACATGATTAGatctgcattttttaaagttcacttTAATTGCAGTGTAAAGATAAACCTTGGGGAAAAGGAGGATGGGATGGTAGAGGTAGGAAGATCCCTTAAGAGTAGCCAAGCAAGGGATGATGGTAGCTTAGACTATAGTTGGGATGGAAGGAAGTACACAGATTTGAAAGTTATTTAGAATCAAAAGGATTTGATGATATATTGGATGTAGGGAGGCAAGGGTTTTGAGGTTTCTGGATGAACTTAATGAGTTGCAGAACACTGTCAGAAAAGCAGGCATATGGGTGacaaggaaaattaaattttaggcATTTTGAGTTTGGAAAGCTGCAACACATACAGGTGAAGATCTTTGACGGGTAGGTAGCAGATTCAGATCTGAAGTtaagggagaggactggctgaAGATACAGATTTGAGAGTCATGGATGGTGACTGAAATCCTGGGGCAGAAAAGTAGCGGGTGTAAAAAGAGCCCCAAAGCACTTCCCACATTTAACACTAATACTTACTCTACAAGGCCCAGGTCCAATACCaacttaattcactcaacaaatgtttactgaggaCCTACTATGTACTGTACCCTGTGGCACTGCCACTTCAACAAATCTTTCTCAAATTTCTCTAATCCGAATTCATCTCATTTTTGATACTCTACTAATAGAAAGTAAATAAATCAGGTGTGTATTTACCATAGCAACTAGCAATGTAAACTGCACATAAGTCTTCAACTAGTGTaacaatgactttttaaatacaaccttaaaactgtaagcaagcaggaaattgtaaattaaccttaaaatgtaacctaaagcaacttttaaatgtaatcttaaaatggGATTACAGGGGGTGAAAACCTTTGGtttcacaaaagagcaagatgtaaagtCTGCAACaacatgtaaatgtaaagtttggacctttcacaggtgtcacctgGTTCCTAAAGGAAATGGGAAATGGCTAGATTGCTGGGGTTCTCCAAACCTCTGATACATGCTAAgtaaaatgattaactctctttgtctctaatgggtttagccaattaaagaatcatttCGGGGAGATTGCCTCCAAACCTCCCAGATACAGATAAGCCTTTCCTCTATCattcttgttgcatgttaattaaatgattaactctctttgtctcctATCAGTATACAAACTAATTGAAGAAACACTTAGGAGAGGCCGATTTGtgaaagcccccccccccccccccccccccccccccgtcctCCCTCCAGTGTAAATAAACCCTTTTTTCAGACTCACCCTGGTTgggtgtgacttctattggccacAAAGAGCAAGGAACCAAGATTTGGAAAATGCCACCTTCTCTAGCAGTTTACATTAAATTTTGGTTAAGATTTCCACCAGCAATTGACTGTTAGTGTAAGAGAAGTTTTAAGAAGGGGAAGATCATGACAAGCATTTTAAAAGAGGCAGTACCTGAGCTGGTCATGAAAGAGACAAGTTTTGGGGAAggcaatgggagaaaaaaaaggaagaccgATTCTAGTTACATGTTTGCTTCTGTCATTTAATTTTCTAATCTAAAGAATGCTGGGTgaattttaaaatcctttcaatccaaaaaaatttatatgaattTGTTCCATGAACAGGGGTAAATCTTTAGGTGTTCAACTACTTGCATAAAAGGTGGCTCTGAATGACAGTAACACTACCTTTCCCAGCTATAAGTATTTACTGCCAAGTATAACACTGTATGGGAAACAAGACCTGAAATTGTCTAAAACCTGGTCAAGAGTCAATGCAAGGGTGGGTGAAAAACTGCCCCCTTAGCTTTTTTTACAGTGAACACAAAGGCATCCCagtaattttcacaaaataacaGCACCTGGTACATAGAGGAAAAGGGAAATTCTgaactttaaaaattctatttcagTTTCCAACTACTTCTAGAAACAGTTTACTACTGTCATGCAGATACGAAAAAGGTCTGGATCTACAAAACTGaatcaatcatttttaaaaggtgaTGCAATAACCAACAACTTTACTGGGTGAATCTGGCCTAGCAACCATCCATCATTCCTTAAAAGtcccttgttttttgttttttttttaaaaaaagtcctgtatgctttttctgtaaacctgcaacttctctaataaacaagCTAGTGAAAATACGGTGGGGGAAAGATAATTTAGTGGACAAAATTGCAATTATTTTACTGTTACCCCTAACTGGATTGCTGCTTAGTCTGCAGTTTAGTTTCAGGCAGGCGAAAATTTCAGAGGCTTTAAAAGGGCGGAGTTACTATCTATTACTAAACAGCAACACTGCAAATTAGCCTAGAAAGACGGAGTCGTAGAAATGGGCAATGAAAATAATCAAGCTTTCCACTTTCGGGTGCGTAGGGGTAGCCCAGGACCCCGAGAACGGGGAGGTGGTTATGGCTCAGGAGCCCCCAAAGCGAACACCAACCGCGGGAACTGCCGGGCGCGCGACGAAGGTCGCGGGCCGACTCCCCTGGCAGGGCCTGCCGCCCCACGCACCTCATAGCGGGTCCCACGCTTGTCCTTCAGGGTGGAGATGAGCAGGCAAGCGGGTCGCGGGCCGCCCGTTTCGACCCCCACCCGCGGCCGCGGCTGACTCCTGGGCGTCTGCTGACAGAGGCTCAGCACCGCCCGGACCCCTCTGCCTCGGTTTCTCAGTCCCAAGGCCGGCAACTGCCGACAGATCACCTCCACCTCGCAGTGCAACTTCATCTTGCCCGAGTAGGTGCAACTGAGCCCACTACTCCTCTTTGAAACTTCCTCCTTCCCGCCACGCCGCGCCGCGGCCGGGGACCTCGAGCGCGCGGGCTGCCCGCGGATCCGCCTGCCTGCTCGGTGTGCTAACATTTCCGGCTTTCTTTAGTACAAAGGCTCTACGAGTCCCGCGGAGGGAACAGCGTCTCCGCACCCCTACAGGGCGGTGTTTTGACTGTATCTGCTGAGCCACAGTGCGCGCCCACCCGCCGCCTGAAGACCCGGCTCGTGCCGCACAAAACCGGCGCTCGGCGAAGGCAACGTCCTGTCCCGGGAGCGCGTGCTGAGTGCGGTGTGGTTGTTATTGTTTAGGGCGGATTCCTGTAGTTTCCGCTGTTGACACTTAATGTGCTTCAGCACGCGTTGTCTCCCCAGGTTTCCCGAGGGAAAGCAGGCGCCCCTCTGTGTTATAGGAAAAGGCTCTTTACTTACATAGCTTCGGCCATTAGAGTTGCCCGATAAGCCAACGAAGGCGCGAGGTTTTCTGGCGCGTACAGTCTAGGgtgttgattttcattttgttttgttttggtggcTCCCGTCATTCCGGAGCCAACACTTGTCACCTCAGAGCGGAACTTGATATGACCATACTTGACTAGGCAGTTCCTTTTGGACAAATTTTTACTTTGCAACCGCGGGTTGGGTAGATGGAGTGACTGGCTAAATTTCATCTGAGACTTGGAAAGATGTCCTAGACCCCATAAGTCCTACGGACTCGTTATTCCAGTTATTAACGAAGAGCCAGATCTGGTGAGGCGAAGGAGGCGCCTTGAGCAAATATTTTAAGGTAATGACTCTTAAAGTTGTAGTcttgcctccttaaattttgcctTCTAGGCTCTTCCCTCGCTTCACCCTGCTTCCGGACTTgtcttaaacattttcatttagtCTGAGTTGTACTTTCGTAATTGTGAGATGGCGTTCAGAAATAGCGATTTTCAATTCAACTGTGACAATGATTTATCCATAAATGAGCGTCCCTGCTTCCAACATGTTGAACCCAGAGTGAtatctgtttcttctccttctgaaaaaCGTAATTGGTTCATGAAACCCTGtgatttaagataatttttttcttctattaaatattcttttatatatatcaATTAGAGCATGAAAACACTACTACATTTAGCAACAGTTAATCTCATGGCTAAACTAAACATCACCCTAGAATTTTCAAAGACTATGAGACTATAGGAGAGTTGCTTATTTTTGTTCCTTGAGTggataataatagaaataatatagaaaataataaaatatcagtCTAGAGCATTACATTAAATATACTTTGAACTTCTAGGTATAGTTGGGAGCTAGGAAAATCTTaaatgtggtatttttcataagaGGAACAAccattgtaattttaattaaatagaataaaaatgcataaaaattaagaatatatataaaaactgCCTCAACCCATTATTTGGTGTTTCTTAGGTTGTTGAGACATAGATTCAGTAATACAATGTAAAATAATCTAAATACATATGAAAGTTACATAACCATTCTATGTTCAGCAAAGGTGTGTAATgccacaaatatattttatactcCTAAATGCCAGATTCTCAAAAGACCTGTGAgtataaaacagtttaaaattgaaaatatttaaatgtgataATCTTTGACTGAAAATAAACGTGTCATTTGTCAAACTTGCAAATTAGACTGGGTCCTGT
The Choloepus didactylus isolate mChoDid1 chromosome 4, mChoDid1.pri, whole genome shotgun sequence DNA segment above includes these coding regions:
- the LRR1 gene encoding leucine-rich repeat protein 1 isoform X3 codes for the protein MLAHRAGRRIRGQPARSRSPAAARRGGKEEVSKRSSGLSCTYSGKMKLHCEVEVICRQLPALGLRNRGRGVRAVLSLCQQTPRSQPRPRVGVETGGPRPACLLISTLKDKRGTRYEQLKENIEQFFTKFVDEGKATVRLKEPPVDIYLSKDSIWLSYHSFPSVPRFGYCKNLCLWKILSKLFHPRNYYHESTLCCSHCGPSR
- the LRR1 gene encoding leucine-rich repeat protein 1 isoform X4, whose protein sequence is MLAHRAGRRIRGQPARSRSPAAARRGGKEEVSKRSSGLSCTYSGKMKLHCEVEVICRQLPALGLRNRGRGVRAVLSLCQQTPRSQPRPRVGVETGGPRPACLLISTLKDKRGTRYELKENIEQFFTKFVDEGKATVRLKEPPVDIYLSKDSIWLSYHSFPSVPRFGYCKNLCLWKILSKLFHPRNYYHESTLCCSHCGPSR